One genomic region from Spirosoma sp. KCTC 42546 encodes:
- a CDS encoding UBP-type zinc finger domain-containing protein, with the protein MLKKTICDHLASLTEIRTAREYVCEECIKTGDSWVHLRTCQTCGTTLCCDSSPNKHATKHFLASEHPVVISSEPGERWLWCFVDEQMAGY; encoded by the coding sequence ATGCTCAAAAAAACTATCTGCGACCACCTGGCTTCTCTGACGGAAATCCGCACCGCTCGCGAATACGTATGTGAAGAGTGCATCAAAACCGGCGACTCATGGGTACACTTACGGACCTGCCAAACCTGCGGGACAACGCTCTGCTGCGATTCATCGCCCAACAAACACGCAACGAAACATTTTCTGGCTAGCGAGCATCCGGTTGTGATCTCGTCAGAGCCTGGCGAACGGTGGCTCTGGTGCTTCGTTGATGAGCAAATGGCCGGGTATTGA
- a CDS encoding FAD-dependent oxidoreductase → MRLPIIFAIDDDPQVLQAIQQDLRKQYRKKYRIMATSSAREALDSLPELKKRGEEVALFLSDQRMPDMTGVEFLIQARKWFPNAKRTLLTAYSDTDAAVRAINEVQLDYYIAKPWDPPEEKLYPVLDDLLGDWFSDYRPAFDGLKLVGYQFSSQSHELKDFLSGNLFPYQWLDIENDPQAQELIDLHGLSRTDLPVVVLDDGSILTQPTIAELGGKLGLQPKASQDLYDLAIIGAGPAGLAAAVYGGSEGLKTILVDKRAPGGQAGTSSRIENYLGFPNGLSGADLTRRAITQAQRFGVEFLAPQEVVSIKSQGQYKHIKMSDDSEVVARAIVLSTGVAYHKLENESLDKFTGAGVYYGAATTEAYAFKGKPVYIVGGGNSAGQGAMYLSRTASEVFICVRRPDLSETMSQYLIDQINRTPNITLLGCTEVVEGLGNEQLECLVLENMDSHERRTVKAAGLFIFIGTKPFTDWIEMNIIKDPKGFIATGRDLARYADFKQVWKHDREPYLLETCSAGIFAAGDVRAGAMNRVASAVGEGAMAVSFVHKYLAEF, encoded by the coding sequence ATGCGCCTTCCTATCATTTTTGCTATTGACGACGACCCTCAGGTATTGCAGGCCATCCAGCAGGATTTGCGCAAGCAGTATCGAAAAAAATACCGGATTATGGCCACCAGTTCGGCTCGGGAAGCGCTTGATTCACTGCCTGAGTTGAAGAAACGGGGAGAAGAAGTAGCCCTGTTTCTATCCGATCAGCGAATGCCGGATATGACGGGCGTTGAGTTTCTGATCCAGGCTCGTAAGTGGTTCCCGAATGCCAAACGAACGTTGCTCACCGCGTATTCGGATACCGATGCGGCTGTGCGGGCCATTAATGAGGTTCAGTTAGATTACTACATTGCCAAGCCCTGGGACCCGCCCGAAGAAAAACTCTACCCCGTTCTGGACGATCTGCTCGGCGACTGGTTTTCTGACTATCGACCCGCTTTTGACGGATTAAAACTAGTGGGTTACCAGTTTTCCTCGCAGTCGCATGAGTTAAAGGATTTCCTGTCGGGTAACCTGTTCCCGTATCAGTGGCTCGACATTGAAAACGACCCTCAGGCGCAGGAACTGATTGACTTACACGGTCTAAGCCGAACTGATTTACCCGTTGTTGTTCTTGACGATGGCTCAATACTGACGCAGCCAACCATTGCTGAACTGGGTGGCAAATTGGGGTTACAACCCAAAGCGTCCCAGGATTTGTACGATCTGGCTATTATTGGGGCTGGCCCCGCCGGACTGGCCGCTGCCGTTTATGGGGGTTCCGAAGGCTTAAAAACTATTCTGGTCGATAAACGTGCGCCCGGTGGGCAGGCGGGTACGAGTTCGCGGATTGAAAATTATCTTGGCTTTCCTAACGGCCTGAGCGGTGCCGACCTCACCCGACGTGCCATTACCCAGGCACAACGATTTGGCGTCGAGTTTCTGGCTCCTCAGGAGGTGGTATCGATTAAATCGCAGGGACAGTACAAGCACATAAAAATGTCTGACGACAGCGAGGTAGTTGCGCGGGCCATCGTGTTGAGCACGGGTGTAGCGTACCACAAACTGGAGAACGAAAGCCTCGATAAGTTTACGGGGGCTGGCGTTTATTACGGAGCTGCTACTACTGAAGCCTATGCCTTTAAAGGGAAGCCGGTTTATATTGTTGGCGGGGGTAATTCCGCGGGCCAGGGTGCTATGTATCTGTCCAGAACTGCGTCCGAGGTGTTTATTTGCGTGCGTCGGCCCGATTTGTCCGAAACTATGTCGCAGTATCTTATTGACCAGATCAACCGGACTCCAAACATTACCCTCCTAGGCTGTACTGAAGTGGTTGAGGGGTTGGGTAACGAACAGTTAGAATGTCTGGTGCTGGAAAATATGGATTCGCACGAACGTCGGACGGTGAAGGCGGCTGGATTATTCATTTTCATCGGTACAAAACCCTTCACCGACTGGATCGAGATGAACATCATTAAAGATCCCAAAGGGTTTATTGCCACTGGGCGTGATCTGGCTCGTTACGCTGATTTTAAACAGGTTTGGAAACATGACCGGGAGCCATACCTGCTCGAAACATGCAGCGCAGGCATTTTTGCCGCTGGCGATGTACGCGCTGGTGCCATGAATCGCGTAGCTTCAGCCGTAGGGGAGGGTGCCATGGCTGTGAGCTTTGTGCATAAATACCTGGCAGAATTTTAA
- a CDS encoding ATP-binding protein — protein sequence MNLLETLRQFPALAEVPDQQLQWLIDRSEEVSFPAETVIYKPNEPVDYLVLLLEGRIRIESGSNGMGDELITYEDHSILGVLPFSRMKSIPNRMMAERTTHVLRLHRDHLPDLIHSCYELTETFVHQMNTRIRDFTKLTQQNEKMASLGRLSAGLAHELNNPVAAVVRSADTLKTHMRATPEAFKTIMHLKLTDEQVDSVNTVFFGKLDQCLAKGAAKPLTLLERSSLEDDLTDWLDDHGVDDSVDLAGPLVEYCFTVADLDWILEKIGDDNLAGVISWLVNNLVTENLVLDISEASKRISTLVNSIKNYTHMDRGVGKERIQLAEGIRNTLILLDHKVKSKHIGVKLNLPDDLPAVCGWPGELNQVWTNLFDNAIDALPDGGQLEISSQVDRRSEEHMEFVLTKVIDNGTGIPKDIQDKIFEPFFTTKEIGKGTGLGLDIVQGVIKHHNGSIKVQSEPGRTEFSICLPVE from the coding sequence ATGAATTTACTAGAAACCCTGCGGCAGTTTCCGGCATTAGCTGAGGTACCTGATCAACAGCTTCAGTGGCTTATTGATCGGTCTGAAGAAGTTAGTTTTCCTGCCGAAACGGTTATTTATAAACCGAATGAACCCGTTGATTATCTGGTATTATTGCTGGAAGGGCGTATTCGGATCGAATCGGGCTCCAATGGTATGGGTGACGAGTTAATCACCTATGAGGACCACTCTATTCTGGGTGTTCTGCCGTTTTCAAGGATGAAAAGCATCCCGAATCGGATGATGGCGGAGCGGACCACCCATGTACTCCGGCTTCACCGCGATCACCTGCCTGATCTGATTCATAGTTGTTATGAACTCACCGAAACGTTTGTTCATCAAATGAACACCCGCATTCGGGATTTTACCAAGCTGACGCAGCAGAACGAGAAAATGGCGTCACTTGGGCGTTTATCGGCCGGGTTGGCGCATGAACTGAACAACCCGGTAGCCGCCGTCGTACGATCTGCCGATACGCTGAAAACGCATATGCGGGCTACGCCTGAGGCCTTTAAAACCATCATGCATCTCAAGCTGACCGATGAACAGGTAGACTCCGTAAATACCGTATTTTTTGGGAAATTAGATCAGTGTCTGGCAAAGGGTGCGGCAAAACCACTAACCCTGCTTGAGCGGAGTAGTCTTGAAGATGACCTTACCGACTGGCTCGACGATCATGGAGTTGATGATTCCGTAGATCTGGCCGGACCATTGGTTGAGTACTGTTTTACCGTAGCTGATCTGGACTGGATTCTGGAAAAAATTGGGGATGATAATCTGGCCGGTGTGATTAGTTGGTTGGTTAATAATCTGGTAACGGAAAATTTGGTGCTGGATATTAGCGAGGCATCCAAACGAATCTCAACACTGGTCAATTCGATAAAAAACTACACCCATATGGATCGGGGTGTGGGAAAAGAGCGTATTCAACTGGCAGAGGGTATTCGTAATACGCTTATCCTGTTAGATCATAAAGTTAAGAGTAAGCACATTGGCGTAAAACTCAATCTGCCCGATGATCTGCCTGCTGTTTGTGGCTGGCCGGGCGAACTGAACCAGGTCTGGACCAACCTGTTCGACAACGCCATTGATGCCCTGCCCGATGGCGGTCAACTGGAAATTAGTAGCCAGGTGGATCGCCGATCGGAGGAGCACATGGAGTTTGTGTTGACCAAAGTAATTGACAACGGAACGGGTATTCCGAAGGATATTCAGGATAAAATATTCGAGCCCTTTTTTACAACCAAGGAGATTGGCAAAGGTACCGGCCTCGGCCTCGATATTGTGCAGGGCGTTATAAAACACCATAATGGCTCCATCAAAGTCCAGTCGGAACCCGGCCGGACAGAGTTTAGTATTTGTTTACCAGTCGAATGA
- a CDS encoding ChaN family lipoprotein encodes MRPILVLLCVLAFAFRGPDRPAYRLYTQNLKSTTYAKLLRQATEADVVFFGELHNDPICHWLELQLTKDLQAAKKGNLVLGAEMFESDNQTALSDYVQGKTTAKELATQARLWPNFTTDYKPIADFAREQHIPFIATNVPRRYARLVSRQGLSALDTISAEAKRQVAPLPLTVDLTLPGYKAMMDMMSSPAPSSSTTTSGTSTSTTANLHGTTSDMTANFARAQAIKDATMAYFIQQNLKPGQTLLHFNGDYHSKNFEGIVWYLRQQQSTGATRPLKILTLSSVEVSDIDNPASENRNLADFVLAIPTDMTKTY; translated from the coding sequence ATGCGACCTATTCTTGTCTTACTTTGTGTCCTGGCGTTTGCTTTCCGTGGTCCTGACCGGCCTGCCTACCGCCTGTATACGCAAAACCTAAAATCGACCACCTACGCCAAATTACTTCGTCAGGCTACCGAGGCCGATGTGGTATTTTTTGGCGAACTGCATAATGACCCCATTTGCCACTGGCTTGAACTCCAGCTCACCAAAGATTTACAGGCCGCAAAAAAAGGCAATCTGGTTCTCGGTGCAGAGATGTTCGAGTCAGACAATCAAACTGCCCTGAGCGATTACGTACAGGGAAAAACCACGGCGAAAGAACTGGCTACACAAGCTCGCCTGTGGCCCAACTTCACGACCGACTATAAGCCCATTGCCGATTTCGCCCGCGAGCAACATATTCCGTTTATTGCCACGAATGTACCGCGTCGATACGCTCGACTAGTATCTCGTCAGGGGTTATCCGCCCTTGATACGATTTCTGCCGAAGCGAAGCGTCAGGTGGCTCCCCTGCCGCTAACCGTCGACCTGACCCTACCTGGCTACAAAGCCATGATGGACATGATGAGCTCGCCAGCACCAAGCAGCAGTACAACGACCAGTGGAACAAGCACTTCTACTACGGCAAATCTACACGGAACAACCAGCGACATGACGGCCAATTTTGCCCGCGCCCAGGCCATAAAAGACGCTACGATGGCTTATTTTATTCAGCAAAACCTGAAACCGGGCCAAACGCTCCTGCACTTCAATGGCGATTATCACTCTAAAAACTTTGAAGGAATCGTCTGGTATCTGCGCCAGCAACAATCCACCGGAGCTACCCGACCGCTCAAAATTCTGACGCTATCTTCGGTGGAAGTATCGGACATTGATAACCCCGCCAGTGAGAACCGGAATCTGGCCGACTTCGTGCTGGCCATCCCTACCGACATGACGAAAACGTATTGA